The following proteins are encoded in a genomic region of Gemmatimonadota bacterium:
- the asnS gene encoding asparagine--tRNA ligase, with product MTTYARINELSAHAGATVTVRGWVTHLRSSGKVAFVVLRDGTGILQTVLVKNAVTPEAWALFGELTQEACIAVTGEVRADARAPGGYELGIAELSLIGASPLDYPIQPKEHGIDFLLDNRHFWLRTPRQVAIFRIRNEIEQAIHDFFYERGFLRVDTPILTAAIGERSGLFSTEYFEEGNAYLAQTGQLYGEAAAAAFGKIYTFGPTFRAEKSKTRRHLTEFWMIEPEVAFNDSEDNMKLQEDLLAYLVQRVLERRQAELKECERDVTKLENIKTPFPRINYTDAVATLQKKGSKVVWGDDLGAEDEALLVEDYDRPIFIMNYPKEAKAFYMKENPDDPRTVLCDDCLAPEGYGEIIGGSQREDDLDKILHRLREEKLPEDAYNWYLDLRKYGTFPHAGFGLGLERTVAWICGSQHIRECIAFPRMMHRLRP from the coding sequence ATGACGACGTACGCGCGCATTAACGAACTCTCCGCCCACGCTGGCGCGACGGTCACCGTCCGCGGATGGGTGACGCACCTTCGCTCGTCGGGGAAGGTGGCCTTTGTTGTCCTCCGCGATGGCACCGGCATTTTGCAAACGGTGCTCGTGAAAAATGCGGTCACGCCTGAGGCGTGGGCACTCTTCGGCGAACTCACGCAGGAAGCGTGTATTGCCGTCACGGGTGAAGTGCGGGCCGACGCGCGCGCGCCGGGTGGCTACGAACTGGGGATTGCCGAACTCTCGCTGATTGGCGCGAGTCCGCTCGACTATCCCATTCAGCCGAAAGAGCACGGTATCGATTTTCTGCTCGACAATCGCCACTTCTGGCTCCGCACGCCGCGTCAGGTGGCCATCTTCCGCATTCGCAACGAAATCGAGCAGGCGATTCACGATTTCTTCTACGAGCGCGGCTTCCTGCGTGTGGATACGCCCATCCTGACGGCTGCCATCGGCGAACGCTCAGGATTGTTTAGCACTGAATACTTCGAGGAAGGGAACGCCTACCTCGCGCAGACGGGCCAGCTCTACGGCGAAGCCGCTGCCGCCGCGTTCGGCAAGATCTACACCTTCGGCCCAACCTTCCGCGCTGAAAAATCGAAGACGCGCCGGCACCTCACCGAGTTCTGGATGATCGAACCGGAAGTCGCGTTCAACGACAGCGAAGACAACATGAAGTTGCAGGAAGATCTGCTCGCCTACCTCGTGCAGCGCGTGCTCGAGCGGCGGCAGGCCGAACTGAAAGAATGCGAGCGAGACGTTACCAAGCTCGAGAACATCAAGACGCCCTTCCCGCGCATCAACTACACCGATGCCGTGGCCACGCTCCAAAAGAAGGGGAGCAAAGTCGTGTGGGGCGACGACCTCGGCGCCGAAGACGAAGCGTTGCTCGTGGAAGATTACGATCGGCCGATCTTCATCATGAACTACCCCAAGGAGGCGAAAGCCTTCTACATGAAGGAGAATCCGGACGACCCGCGCACGGTCCTCTGCGATGACTGCCTCGCCCCCGAAGGCTACGGCGAAATCATCGGCGGGTCGCAGCGCGAAGATGATCTCGACAAAATCTTGCACCGCCTGCGCGAAGAAAAACTTCCTGAAGACGCCTACAACTGGTATCTCGATTTGCGGAAGTACGGCACCTTCCCGCATGCCGGTTTCGGCCTCGGGCTGGAGCGTACCGTAGCCTGGATTTGCGGCTCGCAGCACATCCGTGAGTGCATTGCGTTTCCGCGGATGATGCACCGGTTGCGTCCGTAG
- a CDS encoding PQQ-dependent sugar dehydrogenase gives MSRGLIRRAAVPVFGALLTIAAASSAPSRAAVPCDADNANLTLPAGFCATVYATNVGAPRHMVVAPNGDMLVIVNPYSTSAEAGGGAAGTGRQAGSLTLLRDANGDGKAEYMKRLAPGSGSGIALSGGYVYYSSSNSIVRSTYKTGDTTVGPAEVVISDLYRGGHVSNAFVIVGSTLYLNIGSGTNSCQETDRRPMVKGADPCVELETRAGIWSYDATKVGQKVTDGVRFATGMRNSVSLTVDSRDKSLWATMHGRDGLQAPPVGQWTFSNEYGSENPGEQTNHILKGDDFGWPYCYFSTEEKKLVNAPEYGGDGKNSDRCESRKKPAYVFPAHWAPNDMMFYTGTQFPGEYKSGAFVAFHGSWNRAPFPQQGFRVVFLPLNGEKASAHRDFATDFSANGGPGKDGKLHRPTGLAQGTDGSLYIADDVGGIIYKVSYKGK, from the coding sequence ATGTCCCGAGGGCTTATTCGCCGCGCCGCCGTTCCCGTGTTTGGCGCTCTGTTGACCATCGCCGCCGCCAGCTCCGCGCCGTCGCGCGCCGCCGTCCCCTGCGACGCGGATAATGCGAATCTCACTCTGCCGGCTGGCTTTTGCGCCACGGTGTACGCCACGAATGTCGGAGCCCCGCGCCACATGGTGGTGGCTCCGAATGGCGACATGCTGGTGATTGTGAACCCGTACTCCACCTCCGCTGAGGCGGGTGGCGGTGCGGCCGGAACCGGCCGGCAAGCGGGATCGCTCACCTTGCTGCGTGACGCGAACGGCGACGGCAAGGCCGAGTATATGAAGCGGCTCGCCCCCGGCAGCGGTTCGGGCATCGCGCTCTCGGGCGGCTACGTCTATTACTCGAGCAGCAACTCCATCGTGCGCTCCACGTACAAGACGGGGGACACCACGGTTGGTCCGGCCGAGGTCGTCATCTCGGACCTGTACCGCGGCGGGCACGTGTCCAATGCCTTTGTGATTGTTGGGTCCACGCTGTACCTCAACATTGGGTCGGGCACCAATAGCTGCCAGGAAACCGATCGCCGTCCAATGGTAAAGGGCGCCGATCCGTGCGTTGAGCTCGAGACGCGTGCGGGCATCTGGTCATACGACGCCACGAAGGTCGGCCAGAAAGTGACCGACGGCGTGCGCTTTGCAACCGGTATGCGCAACTCTGTTTCGCTCACGGTGGACTCGCGTGACAAGTCGCTCTGGGCCACGATGCACGGTCGCGATGGCCTGCAGGCGCCGCCGGTGGGGCAGTGGACCTTCTCCAACGAGTACGGTTCCGAAAACCCGGGCGAGCAGACCAACCACATCCTCAAGGGCGACGACTTCGGCTGGCCCTACTGCTACTTCTCCACCGAAGAGAAGAAACTGGTGAACGCGCCAGAGTACGGCGGCGATGGCAAGAACAGCGACCGCTGCGAGAGCCGCAAGAAGCCGGCGTATGTATTCCCGGCGCACTGGGCGCCGAACGACATGATGTTCTACACGGGCACGCAGTTCCCGGGCGAATACAAGTCGGGGGCGTTCGTCGCCTTCCACGGCTCGTGGAATCGCGCGCCCTTCCCGCAGCAGGGCTTCCGCGTGGTGTTCCTCCCGCTCAACGGCGAGAAGGCCAGCGCCCATCGCGATTTCGCCACAGATTTCTCTGCGAACGGCGGACCGGGCAAGGACGGCAAGTTGCATCGACCGACTGGTCTCGCGCAGGGCACGGACGGTTCGCTCTACATTGCCGACGATGTCGGCGGCATCATTTACAAGGTCAGCTACAAGGGCAAGTAA
- a CDS encoding beta-propeller fold lactonase family protein: MRTFVLIPAVALCLSFTRSAAAQRPGLIVLNKSEATASILDLADGRTLATMPVGDGPHEVAVSPDGRWAMAANYGGTTPGHSLTLLDLRTRTVVRTIELGEFQRPHGMAWLPDGKRVVVTSELAQAVIVVAAETGKIEKTIRTNVGGTHLLVLAKDGSRVWTSNINSGTNSLIDLERGVVVKTAANGKGPEAIDLSPDGKELWTADRPLNRLTVLDANTLDSLAAWPTGLFPNRLHFTPDGKWVLQSNAQSGTVSVYDAKARTLAGTIAFAYDETIAKSTMLNQFGRSATPLGILIAPDGKRAWVALAAHDRLAEVDIASRRVLRMLTAGREPDGMAYLPNVSP; encoded by the coding sequence ATGCGCACTTTCGTCCTGATCCCCGCGGTCGCCCTCTGCCTCAGCTTCACCCGTTCGGCCGCGGCCCAACGGCCCGGGCTGATTGTGCTCAACAAGAGCGAAGCCACAGCGTCCATCCTCGACCTGGCCGACGGGCGCACCCTGGCCACCATGCCGGTGGGCGATGGGCCGCACGAAGTGGCCGTCTCCCCAGACGGCCGGTGGGCGATGGCTGCCAACTACGGCGGCACCACCCCCGGCCACTCGCTCACGCTCCTCGACCTTCGGACCCGAACCGTCGTGCGCACCATCGAGCTGGGGGAGTTTCAGCGCCCCCACGGCATGGCGTGGCTCCCCGATGGCAAACGCGTCGTCGTCACGAGCGAGCTGGCGCAGGCCGTGATTGTGGTGGCCGCCGAAACGGGGAAGATCGAAAAAACCATCCGCACCAACGTGGGCGGCACGCACCTGCTGGTGCTCGCCAAGGACGGTTCGCGCGTCTGGACCTCCAACATCAACTCCGGCACCAACTCGCTCATCGATCTCGAACGCGGCGTGGTGGTCAAGACCGCCGCGAACGGAAAGGGACCGGAAGCCATCGACCTCTCCCCCGACGGCAAAGAACTCTGGACCGCCGACCGGCCGCTCAACCGCCTCACCGTGCTCGACGCCAACACGCTCGACTCACTCGCCGCTTGGCCCACGGGACTCTTTCCCAACCGTCTGCACTTTACCCCAGACGGCAAATGGGTGCTCCAGTCCAACGCGCAGTCGGGCACCGTGAGCGTCTACGATGCCAAAGCGCGCACGCTGGCTGGCACGATCGCATTTGCCTACGACGAAACGATCGCCAAGTCGACCATGCTCAATCAGTTTGGTCGCTCCGCCACGCCGCTCGGCATTCTCATTGCCCCAGACGGCAAGCGCGCGTGGGTGGCACTCGCCGCGCATGATCGGCTCGCCGAAGTCGACATCGCGTCGCGACGTGTGCTGCGCATGCTCACCGCCGGCCGCGAGCCGGACGGCATGGCGTACCTCCCGAACGTTTCGCCCTAA
- the recG gene encoding ATP-dependent DNA helicase RecG — MKNSRVQQRTLDTAVTYLSGVGPARADALRRLGIFTARDLFLHIPHRYEDASTVTPIAKLRIGDDVTVVGHVVSKGVLPTRKGLRVFQAVLQDDSGLIECSWPGQPFLDRTIKKDDVLLVTGPVRFFHGRQLVPREFVNLGADEVGTAEGRVLSVYPATEGFSFKQIRGLIERHLDEYLPCFEEYLPAPMLARAGVPTLPEALRAVHRPNSLVAAHYGRARLAFEELLSVHVLQARAKALAREARSGIRFENRRDLTTRLKAALPFELTGAQVRATREIVADMCSDRRMHRLLQGDVGSGKTVVALFASLLAMENGCQAAVMAPTELLAEQHARTFTTLLAPLGIEPLLVTGSLGAKARREVAARLAKDEPVLAVGTHALVQDDTQFARLGLAVVDEQHRFGVEQRGALAKKGARPDVLLMSATPIPRSLALTLYGDLDVSVLDERPPGRQPVTTARRPSRAREKVYAFLEQQVEAGRQAYVVLPIIEESEKLVLRAATQAFDELRSGPFAHRRVALLHGKLSSDEKDVTMRAFRDGSIDVLVATTVIEVGIDVANATVMLIEHPERFGLSQLHQLRGRVGRGAAESFCILLGDVGPETAERLDIFVDTEDGFEIARADLRLRGMGDLFGERQHGEAMFRIADPLRDEALNDVAREAAAELLADDPALTKPAHKPFHDVLRKRYARAIELFRVG, encoded by the coding sequence GTGAAGAACAGCCGCGTGCAGCAGCGGACGCTCGACACGGCCGTCACCTATCTCTCCGGTGTCGGCCCCGCACGGGCGGACGCGCTGCGCCGGCTCGGCATCTTCACGGCACGCGATCTCTTTCTGCATATCCCGCATCGCTACGAAGACGCGAGCACGGTCACGCCAATTGCCAAGCTTCGGATCGGTGACGATGTCACCGTCGTGGGGCACGTGGTTTCAAAAGGTGTGCTCCCCACGCGCAAAGGGTTGCGGGTGTTTCAGGCGGTGCTGCAAGACGACAGCGGACTGATTGAGTGTTCGTGGCCGGGGCAGCCGTTTCTCGACCGCACCATCAAAAAGGACGACGTGCTGCTCGTCACCGGGCCGGTGCGATTCTTTCACGGCCGTCAGTTGGTGCCGCGCGAGTTCGTTAATCTTGGTGCCGATGAGGTGGGAACCGCCGAGGGGCGGGTGCTCTCGGTGTACCCGGCCACCGAAGGGTTTTCATTCAAACAGATTCGTGGGCTCATCGAGCGGCACCTCGATGAGTACCTCCCCTGTTTTGAGGAGTATCTCCCCGCTCCGATGCTCGCGCGGGCCGGCGTGCCCACGTTGCCCGAAGCGCTGCGCGCCGTGCATCGGCCCAACTCGCTCGTCGCGGCGCATTACGGACGCGCTCGGTTGGCATTCGAGGAGCTGCTCTCCGTGCACGTGTTGCAGGCGCGTGCTAAGGCGCTGGCCCGAGAGGCGCGCAGCGGCATTCGCTTTGAGAATCGACGCGATCTCACCACGCGCCTCAAGGCCGCGCTCCCCTTTGAGCTGACGGGCGCGCAGGTGCGTGCCACGCGCGAGATCGTGGCCGACATGTGTAGCGACCGCCGCATGCACCGTTTGTTGCAGGGCGACGTGGGGAGCGGCAAGACAGTGGTCGCGCTGTTCGCATCGTTGCTTGCAATGGAGAACGGCTGCCAGGCCGCCGTGATGGCGCCCACCGAACTCCTGGCCGAACAGCACGCGCGCACCTTCACCACACTCTTGGCACCGCTCGGCATTGAGCCTCTGCTTGTCACCGGTAGCCTTGGAGCCAAAGCGAGGCGCGAGGTGGCCGCGCGATTGGCCAAGGACGAGCCCGTGCTCGCCGTGGGCACGCACGCGCTGGTGCAGGACGACACACAGTTTGCCCGACTCGGCCTCGCGGTGGTGGATGAACAACATCGGTTTGGCGTGGAGCAACGTGGCGCCCTCGCCAAAAAGGGCGCGCGCCCCGATGTGCTCTTGATGTCGGCGACGCCCATTCCGCGTTCGCTCGCCCTCACGCTGTATGGCGACCTCGACGTGAGTGTGCTCGACGAGCGTCCGCCGGGCCGTCAGCCGGTGACCACGGCGCGGCGTCCGTCGCGCGCGCGCGAAAAAGTGTATGCCTTTCTCGAGCAGCAGGTAGAGGCGGGGCGGCAGGCATACGTCGTGCTGCCGATCATCGAGGAAAGTGAGAAGCTCGTGCTCCGCGCAGCCACACAGGCCTTTGATGAACTCCGCTCAGGCCCATTTGCACACCGTCGTGTGGCGCTGTTGCACGGCAAACTGTCGTCAGACGAGAAGGACGTCACGATGCGTGCGTTCCGCGACGGCAGTATCGACGTCCTCGTCGCGACCACGGTGATCGAAGTTGGCATCGATGTCGCGAACGCCACGGTCATGCTCATTGAGCATCCCGAGCGCTTCGGCCTCTCGCAACTCCACCAGTTGCGCGGCCGCGTCGGACGCGGCGCGGCGGAGTCATTCTGTATTCTGCTTGGCGACGTGGGGCCGGAGACGGCCGAACGCCTCGACATTTTTGTGGACACCGAGGACGGCTTTGAGATTGCGCGTGCCGACCTTCGCCTACGCGGGATGGGTGACCTGTTCGGCGAGCGTCAGCACGGCGAGGCCATGTTCCGCATTGCCGACCCGCTCCGTGACGAGGCGCTCAACGACGTGGCGCGCGAGGCGGCGGCAGAACTCCTTGCCGACGACCCCGCGCTCACCAAGCCCGCGCACAAGCCCTTCCACGACGTGCTGCGCAAACGCTACGCACGCGCCATCGAACTGTTCCGCGTCGGTTAG
- the ftsY gene encoding signal recognition particle-docking protein FtsY, giving the protein MAWFRRSESIAPRRSLWQCFKDVALTDVGVLARGGVDAGSLEHLERMLLEADFGVPVTTRLVAEVQRRAASGEVRSRDDFERALREGVEAALRSGHHDPALVFAESKPTVILVLGVNGAGKTTFIGKLSSRLRDQGKSVLIAAGDTFRAGAIDQLKVWAERSGADFVAGAAGGDPAAVAFSAIDAGVTRGADVVIVDTAGRLHTSDGLMEELRKVARVIAKRLPSAPHEALLVLDGTIGQNAVAQARSFSASVPITGIVVTKLDGTARGGVVLAVHEALNVPVKFVGIGEQAADLVPFDAAQFARELLDA; this is encoded by the coding sequence ATGGCTTGGTTCCGCCGTTCCGAATCCATCGCACCGCGCCGCTCGTTGTGGCAGTGCTTCAAGGATGTCGCGCTCACCGACGTCGGGGTGCTCGCGCGCGGTGGCGTGGATGCCGGCTCGCTGGAGCATCTCGAGCGAATGTTGCTCGAGGCCGACTTTGGTGTGCCGGTCACCACACGACTGGTAGCCGAGGTACAGCGGCGCGCCGCCAGCGGCGAAGTGCGTTCGCGCGACGACTTTGAACGTGCGTTGCGTGAAGGGGTGGAGGCGGCATTGCGTTCCGGCCATCACGACCCCGCGCTCGTTTTTGCGGAATCCAAGCCGACGGTGATCCTCGTGCTGGGTGTGAACGGGGCGGGGAAGACGACCTTCATTGGGAAACTCTCGTCGCGGCTGCGCGATCAAGGGAAGAGTGTGTTGATTGCCGCGGGCGACACGTTCCGCGCCGGAGCCATTGACCAGTTGAAAGTGTGGGCGGAACGTTCGGGCGCCGATTTTGTGGCGGGCGCAGCCGGCGGCGATCCCGCTGCGGTGGCATTCAGTGCGATCGACGCCGGCGTCACGCGTGGCGCCGATGTGGTGATTGTAGATACCGCCGGTCGCTTGCACACGAGCGATGGGCTGATGGAAGAACTGCGCAAAGTGGCACGCGTGATTGCCAAGCGCCTTCCGAGCGCGCCGCATGAAGCGTTGCTGGTGCTCGACGGCACCATCGGGCAAAACGCCGTGGCGCAGGCGCGGAGTTTCTCTGCCTCGGTGCCAATCACAGGCATCGTCGTCACCAAACTCGACGGGACGGCACGCGGTGGCGTGGTGCTCGCCGTTCACGAAGCGCTGAATGTGCCCGTGAAGTTCGTTGGCATTGGGGAGCAGGCCGCCGACCTCGTGCCGTTCGACGCCGCCCAGTTCGCCCGGGAGTTGCTCGACGCGTGA
- a CDS encoding M23 family metallopeptidase has protein sequence MALPRTTALGVFAAAALSAAAVLYVWPNTASTDERRPDGAGRARGAWQQFDTLDAGQTLLSLLQKHGLTAVEASAALHAATAIDPRHIPAGLVVGFVGLRQGDARLAPSKVSVQLSPERTLHLTRRPNGPWTARDERVEWALDTVVAHGVVHSTLYDALDEGAGKTLPSKASRVELAWAIADIFEYRIDMSRELQDGDRVRVAFVRARSPLGATRVKAVLAAGVERGGKELQAFRYTPKGAAGAAFFDATGRSLRAAFLKAPLKFNHISSVFGPRKHPILGEWRAHKGTDYAAAAGAPVRTVGDGVVVFVGERTGYGNCVDVRHANGYVTRYAHLRGFAPGIKAGARVKMERTIGFVGTTGLATAPHLHFEVLVAGVQRDPRVALAAKTGMPLAAADRTPFLVAQRLEAAQLDRPSGAGVALRN, from the coding sequence ATGGCGCTGCCGCGAACGACGGCGCTTGGAGTTTTCGCGGCGGCGGCCCTCTCGGCCGCCGCCGTGTTGTATGTATGGCCCAATACGGCGTCTACAGACGAGCGACGGCCGGACGGCGCGGGACGCGCGCGCGGCGCCTGGCAGCAGTTCGACACCCTCGATGCTGGGCAAACGTTGCTTTCGCTCCTCCAGAAGCACGGATTGACCGCGGTCGAAGCCTCCGCTGCGCTACACGCCGCCACGGCTATCGACCCGCGGCACATTCCCGCAGGCCTCGTGGTGGGCTTTGTAGGGCTGCGACAGGGCGATGCGCGGCTCGCGCCCAGTAAGGTGTCGGTGCAACTGTCCCCCGAGCGTACCCTGCACCTGACCCGGCGGCCCAACGGCCCCTGGACGGCGCGCGACGAGCGCGTGGAGTGGGCGCTCGACACCGTGGTGGCTCATGGCGTGGTGCATTCCACGCTCTACGACGCGCTCGACGAAGGGGCCGGTAAGACCCTCCCGTCCAAAGCCTCCCGCGTCGAACTCGCCTGGGCTATTGCCGATATCTTTGAGTATCGCATCGATATGAGTCGCGAACTCCAAGACGGCGACCGCGTGCGCGTGGCCTTTGTGCGAGCGCGCTCCCCATTGGGTGCGACGCGAGTAAAGGCCGTCCTTGCCGCCGGTGTGGAGCGTGGCGGCAAAGAGTTGCAGGCGTTCCGCTATACCCCCAAGGGGGCGGCGGGAGCGGCGTTCTTTGATGCCACAGGGCGTTCGCTCCGGGCCGCGTTTCTCAAAGCGCCCCTCAAGTTCAATCACATCTCCAGTGTCTTTGGCCCCCGCAAGCACCCCATTCTTGGCGAGTGGCGCGCGCACAAAGGCACCGACTATGCGGCCGCCGCCGGTGCTCCAGTGCGAACGGTGGGCGATGGCGTCGTCGTGTTCGTTGGGGAACGCACCGGTTACGGCAACTGCGTGGATGTTCGGCACGCCAATGGATACGTCACCCGCTACGCGCACCTGCGCGGCTTCGCCCCCGGCATCAAGGCCGGTGCGCGCGTGAAGATGGAGCGTACCATCGGCTTTGTGGGGACGACGGGGCTCGCCACGGCCCCGCATCTGCATTTTGAGGTGCTCGTGGCCGGGGTGCAGCGCGATCCCCGCGTGGCGCTCGCCGCCAAAACGGGGATGCCGCTCGCGGCAGCCGACCGAACGCCCTTTTTGGTGGCCCAGCGGCTGGAGGCGGCTCAGCTCGACCGCCCCTCTGGTGCCGGGGTAGCACTCAGGAACTGA
- the ftsZ gene encoding cell division protein FtsZ, which yields MSIFEFDEAPAQQARMKVVGVGGGGGNAVNRMIEEALAGVEFISVNTDAQALLSSKSDVKIQIGKKLTRGLGAGARPEIGRQAIEENRDEVLKVLAGADLVFVTCGMGGGTGTGAAPIVCELAREAGALTVGIVTKPFLFEGRKRMRQAEEGIAEMAKHVDTMIVVPNERLLAVVGKGIPFQDALKKADEVLLHATSGISNIISGVGLINVDFADVRTIMKDGGAALMGTGIGRGENRTMEAAQQAISSPLLDNVSILGARGVLINVTGGDDLTLGEVTGVADIIHDAAGDDAEIIFGTVREPAMTGEIRVTVVATGFGKAAGSVGSSSARTSSATGTPVIPIDGSRPKPVIGSAYQGSATGGAAPARRPAPAAAPERRPMNDLDDLEIPTFIRRQMD from the coding sequence ATGAGCATCTTCGAGTTCGACGAAGCCCCTGCACAGCAAGCCCGCATGAAGGTGGTGGGTGTTGGTGGCGGCGGTGGCAATGCAGTGAATCGAATGATCGAAGAAGCGCTCGCTGGCGTTGAGTTCATTTCGGTTAACACCGACGCGCAAGCGCTACTCAGTTCCAAATCCGACGTCAAAATCCAGATTGGCAAAAAGCTGACGCGCGGTCTCGGCGCTGGCGCCCGTCCGGAAATCGGCCGACAGGCCATTGAAGAAAATCGCGACGAAGTGCTGAAGGTGCTGGCGGGCGCCGACCTCGTGTTCGTGACCTGCGGCATGGGTGGCGGCACTGGTACCGGCGCAGCGCCAATCGTGTGCGAGCTCGCGCGTGAAGCGGGAGCACTGACCGTTGGCATTGTCACCAAGCCGTTCCTCTTTGAAGGACGCAAGCGTATGCGTCAGGCCGAAGAGGGGATCGCCGAGATGGCCAAGCACGTCGACACGATGATCGTCGTGCCCAACGAGCGGTTGCTTGCCGTCGTGGGCAAGGGGATTCCGTTCCAGGACGCGCTCAAGAAGGCCGACGAAGTGCTGCTGCACGCCACGAGCGGTATCTCGAACATCATCAGCGGTGTGGGCCTCATCAACGTGGACTTTGCCGACGTACGCACCATTATGAAGGACGGTGGCGCGGCACTTATGGGCACGGGCATCGGTCGCGGTGAGAACCGCACGATGGAAGCGGCTCAGCAGGCGATCTCCAGCCCGCTCCTCGACAACGTCTCCATCCTCGGCGCGCGCGGCGTGCTGATTAACGTCACCGGCGGCGACGACCTCACGCTCGGTGAAGTGACCGGCGTTGCCGACATCATTCACGATGCGGCGGGCGACGACGCGGAAATCATCTTTGGTACGGTGCGCGAGCCGGCCATGACTGGCGAGATTCGTGTGACCGTCGTGGCAACAGGCTTCGGCAAGGCGGCGGGGTCGGTGGGAAGTTCCTCCGCTCGCACGTCGTCGGCCACTGGCACACCGGTGATCCCGATCGACGGCAGCCGTCCCAAGCCAGTCATTGGCAGCGCCTACCAAGGCTCGGCCACGGGTGGAGCCGCTCCGGCTCGTCGCCCCGCGCCGGCCGCCGCGCCTGAGCGCCGCCCGATGAACGACCTCGACGATCTCGAAATCCCGACGTTCATTCGGCGACAGATGGATTGA
- the ftsA gene encoding cell division protein FtsA — MNVDRLVAGLDIGSAKTTAVIAEVVGDLPKHPTLNILGVGQARTTGLRRGVVADIDETTRSITKAMQDAERMAGVSVPTLYAGISGAHMQAMTSRGIASVNGAEISRADVERANAVARAQAIPQDRELIHAIPQEYTVDKNIGIRDPLGMIGTRLETEMYLVTIGSSPAMNLRKAVEKSGYKVGELVLEPLASALSVLTEDEKELGVCLVEMGAGTTDIAVFHEGKIRHLGTIPYGGNNVTSDVVHGLGVTQADAERLKEAYGCAYEPMIDHSEVIKLPSTIAQGDRQIPRELLAHIIHQRTAEIFELVMRDVEAAGYIKKLAAGVVVTGGAAAQPGTGELASDIFGTGARVGEPGEFLGGLADSVQAPRFSTVVGLVQYGAHRVALGNSSGKGRRLSMSASTPTFDGMANRFKVWLQDFF; from the coding sequence ATGAATGTAGATCGCCTCGTAGCTGGCCTCGACATCGGTTCCGCGAAGACCACAGCGGTCATCGCGGAAGTTGTTGGCGACCTGCCCAAGCATCCTACGCTGAACATTCTCGGCGTCGGCCAAGCCCGCACCACCGGCCTTCGCCGTGGCGTTGTGGCGGACATCGACGAAACGACCCGTTCGATTACCAAGGCCATGCAGGATGCCGAGCGGATGGCAGGGGTGAGCGTCCCCACGCTGTACGCGGGCATCTCGGGCGCACACATGCAGGCCATGACCTCGCGCGGCATTGCCTCGGTGAATGGCGCTGAAATCAGCCGCGCCGACGTCGAACGCGCCAACGCCGTGGCACGGGCGCAGGCCATTCCGCAGGATCGCGAACTCATTCACGCGATTCCGCAGGAATACACCGTCGATAAAAACATTGGCATTCGCGATCCCCTCGGCATGATCGGCACGCGCCTCGAGACGGAGATGTACCTCGTCACGATTGGCTCGAGCCCGGCCATGAATCTGCGGAAAGCCGTGGAGAAGAGTGGATACAAAGTGGGCGAGCTCGTGCTCGAGCCGTTGGCGAGCGCGCTCAGCGTGCTCACCGAAGACGAAAAAGAACTTGGCGTCTGCCTCGTCGAGATGGGGGCGGGGACCACGGACATTGCCGTTTTTCACGAAGGGAAAATCCGCCACCTCGGCACTATTCCGTACGGCGGCAACAATGTCACGTCCGATGTGGTGCATGGGCTGGGTGTGACGCAGGCCGACGCCGAACGACTGAAGGAGGCGTACGGCTGCGCGTATGAGCCGATGATCGACCACTCCGAAGTGATCAAGCTGCCGAGCACGATTGCGCAGGGGGATCGCCAAATCCCGCGCGAACTGCTGGCGCACATCATTCATCAGCGCACGGCCGAGATTTTTGAGTTGGTGATGCGCGACGTCGAGGCCGCCGGCTACATCAAGAAGCTCGCGGCGGGCGTCGTGGTAACCGGTGGCGCCGCCGCTCAGCCTGGCACGGGCGAGCTGGCGAGCGACATTTTCGGCACGGGGGCCCGCGTGGGTGAGCCAGGCGAGTTCCTTGGCGGCTTGGCTGACAGCGTGCAGGCCCCCCGTTTTTCGACGGTCGTTGGGCTGGTGCAGTACGGTGCTCACCGCGTGGCGCTTGGCAACAGCTCCGGCAAGGGCCGCCGCCTCTCGATGTCCGCGTCGACCCCCACCTTCGACGGGATGGCGAACCGGTTTAAGGTCTGGCTGCAGGACTTCTTTTAG